DNA sequence from the Oreochromis niloticus isolate F11D_XX linkage group LG8, O_niloticus_UMD_NMBU, whole genome shotgun sequence genome:
aggtgcatttaaaacccaggagggcatggagctacctgccagagagcagcaggtaagcgaaTAGCCCCTCCCGATAGCCCTAGatgtctacatgtatttaaaattgagaggtgggcaacgacgccaggggtgaggttggtcaccctgatggtcttctggattccgtgtagcgtgcccacccccaaggtcctttatgtatgtgttatgagagtgtgagtgatgtgaatgtctaagttgtgggataaaattgaggcacaggcagccagaaggggacagaggggggggatgcctcccctgcaccctggtgacacatctttaccccaaggccctgcatgtgtgggtgattgtggtggagcgggaagagggaggcagctggagatgaggagggaaggaagggaggggcaagtggcccctccctggggccagctcccccgctgaccccagtaggcaacCCCACACTCTGCAACCcaccagggaaagggggcccaggcccatccggaccggggcccagttcagcagcgccgcccagccccacagagcctgggacagcccacccgaccccaccacagagaaaactgcacccacccagtcatccactcatcttccagactacacaagacaatagacacccaggctgagttcttcctccacctctcctatatctccccctcctgcagagtgagttcctggagagaggagacctcctgcaagatgtaacagcccccccccaccagttgaagagccccccaggtggctggatgcactggcggcaccctgcgcaAGGGCTGAGCcaccatacacccacccgcccacaaccccggcgaccaaccaggacccaagcccccaaggctcagccagggccccagcccggAGATGGAGCACCCCCAGAACCCCCGCCCgccccggacccacccaggggcagccaggctaccaggtcagtaacccacgtccgtcagcacagaccctcccctagccccgctgcacgcagccacgaggaaaccatcacctaagagccaacagagcccttaacAGGCCATGACCGCAACCCCGGATTGAGCCCTCCAAGGAAGACGCTCCTGGGAATCCCCCGACGCcccaagcctgtccctacccccacaccaatcacaacagcgaaggtgggaccaaactatgacacccccccacccccacccccactaggtgatggagctgatcaaaggagcccagagcaattgatctgatgtggtggcacaggttgtatcaagactaatgtaatctattagataatttctatattggttagaattaagattatttttatttttccagttcatgaggactgttttcttggctatgcatagggcagtgaaaaccatatgggctatattcttttctgtagtgacattatctaagctgcccaacaaacacactaaacttctgaactggtggacagacgTGGGAAATTTTTGAGATAACTGAGATAACAAGAGATAACTGTTATCGTTGATTTTGGTTCTTTTTAGTGTTAACGAGTATTTTATCTGTGTGTAAATTTGGTTATAAATCAGGTGACTCTTAAGGACTGTATTTTACCAAAGTCAGAAAATGATCTTGAATAGTATGAGAACATAGTCATAGTTTTTCAAATTTCTAGGTCGGGGATGCATTTGATAAAACTGAAGCAAAACAAGAACTGCACACCATTGCATCGTCTCCCTCAGAAAAACATGTGTTTGAAGTGAAGAACTTCAACGCACTTGAAGAAATAAGACAGAATCTACAAGACAAAATTTTTCCCATTGAAGGTACAAATATAAATTTAATGTTAAAGCTTTGTTAAAATTCCTGTAAATgtagaaaattaaaataattacattgTATTCATTTTAATGCATGTTACAAATTTTGTCTCATTTCAAGTTAAACAGCTTGTTGCTATAAGTTAATGAAAAGAGTAATACATACTCAGCACATTCataataaacaggaaaaaaatcatttgaaaTTATTACTTGAGCATAATGAAAATTTTGTATTGTCTTTTATcgtcttgtttctttttctgtcacaGAAAGCAGTGGAGAGTCACTGAAAATGGAAATGTCTCAAGAGGGATTTAGTACAGTTTATGTGCCTGAGGTAATTAAAACTACCTGAAACTCATCAGACAGTCTAGTCACTGAAAGAAAGATTCACGTGTGCCTGTGTGGCAGGTTTTATAACTTAAAGGCAGACAGATAATTAAACACAGTccagattttaaatgaaaaatttattgtatataaaatgtattttctgtctGCACTGTAGGGAATTCAGATGTCTATTGTTGGTGCAAACCAGTGGAGGGGAGGCTACGTGCAATATACAACAGGAGGGGAGAAGCTGAAAACATATGAGGATGTGTCTTTGGAGCCCGACAGTTATCTTGGTAAGAATATTACAGCTTTATCAATCTAAATCATACACATGTGATCATGTATATTCACAGCTGTGCTGTaattctgtcacacaaacaagTTGATCAGTTTGCACATgaacaaaatttaaaagaagGAATAAGGAGTCTTCCCCTTTTTGAATACATAAATTCTAGGTTACTCCATGGCAATTACTAAAACCCAAAGTGGTTCACTGACAGTTCTTGGTGCTCCAAGATATAAACACAGAGGAGTTGTGGTCGCTGTTAACagagaaaactttaaaaaccaGATGATTGAGCCCTTGGCATCACAGGTATGTATTCTCATGCAAGTATATATACAGTGAGGTCAACAAGTATTTGATCACCCTGTGATTTTGCAAGTTCTCTTACTTAGAAATCATGGAGGGGTCTACAATTTCCAGCATAGGTGCATTTCcactgtgagagacagaatctaaaaagaaaaatccggAAATCACATTGTATGATTTTTGAACAATTTATTTGTGAATTACTGTgtcaaataagtatttgatcactTGCTTATCAGCCAGATTTCTGACCCTCAAAGACCTGTTATTTTGCTTTCAAATAGTCCAGCTACACTTTGCTCATGATTCTAAATTAGTAGCACCTGTTTGAGGTCGTTAGCTGTCATAAAGACACCTGTGCCACCCCACAATCAGCCAAATTCTAAGTAGCAACATGGGCAAAAGAGCTGTCAGACAAAATTGTAGACCTTCACAAAGCTGGAAAAAGGACTACGGGGCAATTGCCAAGCAGCTTGGTGAAAAAAGAACAACTGTTGGAGCAATTGTCAGGAAATGGAAGAGGCTAATGATGACTGTCAGTGTCCCTCGGACTGGGGCCCCACGGAAGATCTCTCCTCGTGGGGTTTCAATGATGCTAAGAATGGTGAAGAATCAGCCCAGGACTACATGGGAGGAGCTGGTCAATGCCGTGAAGAGAGCTGGCACCGTCGTTTCCAAGGCTACTATCACTAATACACTAAGACGTCATGGTTTAAAATCTTGCATCACATGGAAGGTTCCCCTGCTTAAGTCAGCCCATGTCCAGGCCCGTCTGAAGTTTGCCAGGGATCATCTGGATGATCCAGAGGAGTCATGGGAGAAAGTCctgtggtcagatgagaccaaagtagAACTTTTTGGTCTTAACTCCATTCGCTGTGTTTGGAGGAAGAAGAATGATGAGTATCATCTCAATAATACCATACCTACAGTGAAGCATGGGGCTGgaagcatcatgctctgggggtgttTTTCTGCACAGGGGACAGGACGACTGCACTGTACTAAGGAGAGGATGAACGGGGCCATGTATTGTGACATATTGGGCAAAAACCTCCTTCCCTCAGTCAGAGCATTAAAGATGGGTCGTGGCTGGGTCTTCcaacatgacaatgacccaaagcacacagccaggaaaaccaaggagtGCCTCCGTAAGAAGCATATCAAGGTTctggagtggcctagccagtctccagacctaAATCCAATAGAAAATCTTTGGGGGGAGCTGAAACTCCGTGTTGCTCAGTGGCAGCCCCGAAACCTGACAGATGTAGAGAAGATCTTTATGgaggagtgggccaaaatcCCTCCTTCAGTGTGTGCAAACCTGTTGAAGAACTACAGGAACCATTTGACCTCTGTAATTGTTAACAAAGGCTTCTGTACCAAACACTACATTTTTTTGACTACagtgatcaaatacttatttgacACAGTAATTCACAAATAAATTGTTCAAAAATCATACAATGTGATTTccggatttttctttttaggttcTGTCTCTCACAGTGGAAATGCACCTATGCTGGAAATTGTAGACCCCTCCATGATTTCTAAGTAAGAGAACTTGCAAAATCACAGGGTGATCAAATACTTGTTGACctcactgtatatatatatgaaaagaaaaacagatcttaatgaccttgtaaaTTATATATCAATTATTTtcgtaaaaataaaacaataataatttgTTGCTTACACAGTATCAGACTGGTGAATATTTCGGGGCAGAGGTGTGTACCGTGGACATAAATAATGATGACATCACTGATCTAATCTTCATATCAGCCCCATTGTACATGGAGCCTGATAGAGAGGGAAGAGTTTATGTTTGCACATTAACTGGTTTGGTAaatcacaattttttttctactccaataaaattaattaattagtttGTCTATATCTTAATGACCATCAAATATTGTCTCTCCTGCTTTTAGTTTGTGGAGTGTAATTTTGATGATCCATTAGTACTAAGAGGACATGCAGCTGTCAAAGGAAGGTTCGGCTCTTCTCTTGCTGTACTGCCTGATCTAAACTCAGATGGATTCAGGGATTTGGCAATTGGAGCACCTTTGGAGAATAATGGTGAAGGCAGCATCTACATATTTAatggtgaaggaggaggaagaatcaGTCCTACTTACTCACAGGTACACAGCATCAGAGAGCGCACAATGATGTCTAAACTCATCTATCATGTAATGTCAATAATTACAAAATCTGCAACTtgattagataaaatatttcCATGTACACAGAGAATTATTGGCTCTGAGGTCCAGTCAGAACTGAAGTTCTTTGGCCTCACAATCAGCCAGTCATCTTTTGACCAGAGTGGTGATGGACTGCCTGACTTAGCGGTGGGTTCAAAGGGTAAAGTTGTTTTATTGAGGTAAGTCCAAGATAGTCCAGCCATGTGTTATTGTTGTCAATGTTTCTGCCAtcttaaaaataatattaagtGAGCAAAAACCTTTAAGCAGTAGTGGTTTATAAAATGTGTTGTGCTTACTTTTGTGAAATCTTGCTACTAATTCTGGTGAGAACACCACTAATGATACCCAATGTTAGTATGTTATTAATTATAAAGGTAAAAGTAGTTCACATGTATATTACTACTTTCCAGATCAAGGCCCATAGTGATCGTGAAAACTGACGTTTCATTCAGCCCAAAGCAAATCCTTACTCAGAATGCAGACTGCTCAAAACCACTCgagaacacagctgaactctgcTTTACCATGAGCAGAGTGTCTACAGTCAACACAGGTTCATCATTCTCCTCTCCTTTTCTAAACTACAAAGTCACTGCCCATCAGcttaatgatttttttatttatataaattcaTAAGATTGAAATCCATCTCTCATTTATTCCAGCTCAAGCAAGGATTCATTATACTTTAACATTGGATGCCACTCGGAAACCTCCAAACAACCGAGCATACATCAGTGGGAAACAACAAGAGCAGTCTGGATCAGTTACTATAGACTTAAGAAACAGACAGTGTTCAACTGTAAAATTCTATATTAAGGTAAAATCTAACAAtatctggaaaaaacaaaacaaaacataaataatacaATCAATAGAATTTCAATTCAACGAGTCCTTTAACACTGAATCTAAACCATACATCCCTCTTCTTGCAGGCCTGTCCTGAAGATTCTCTCAATGTGCTTTCCAATGAGCTCAAATTCACGTTTGATGGTTTGTCTTCCAACACAGATCCCAAACCAAGTCTGTCCCCACAGGCTAAAACAACAACCATTTATCCTGTACGTATATTAACAAAACAACTTGCTCCACACCCTGAATTATAATTCTTTGGTCCACAAGCTGCTAGGGTTTGCTCAGGCCTGAGTGGCATGAATTTTGTTGTTAATTGGTGAGCGGATGAGCCCACGAGGATGTCTGAGTGCCTGAGAGTTTCTTTGTGATATCGTGGACAGAAGTATAATAGGAATAACTGCTGAGCTGTTGTGGCTCCAGCTCTCCATGTCCACAATGGAGTACTAAATCTACCACCAGGCTGTTCACTCTGATCCAGTAGTAACAAACATCAGTTTTTGGAAAAATGAGTCCTACTCTACACAGTTCTTTACCTTAAAATGATAGTTTGTGTCTGAGATTATACACTTTAAATTGGTTCCCTGAGTGTCCAGAGGACCATTGATGTCTCCCATAAGTGGATCAAGAATATTaacagaaattattttgtttcctGTAACAACAACACAAAGCCTCCACTAAATGGCAGCACACAAAAATTGGTTACTGGATTTGGCTATGCAATGTTCAAATTGCACTCAGTAAACAAAATGTCATGTAAATACTTTTTTCCATTatgctctcttccacagttaGGGTTTGAGATCAACTGTGGCAATGACAACAAATGTGTTGATAATCTGAAAGTGGATTTCAACTTCACCAGGTCTGACAGAATTACAAGACATAAGCTTTGCTTGTGGCTGCTTTCCCTTTCCTTTGTTCTCATCCTCCTTCATACTCTGACAGATCCTCAGAGGTTAAAGTGGGCATTGATGAGCTTTTGAATGTCACAGTCACAGTGGAGAACAGAGGTGGAAACTCCTACAACAGTTGTGTTATTCTCACGTACCCAGCTGGACTCTCCTACAGGAAGTTCACCATTCAGCAGGTAAGGTATCGGGATCAAGTCTGTATCAGTTCATCACTGATCTGCTGCTCTCCCAATCCATCCAgcagtcattttattttctaataaaGGGACGAATTGAGTGCAACTCCATGGATAGTGAAGATGGTTTATCACGAGGAAGGACAGACTGCACTATTGACAAGCCAATTTTCAAGAGCAAAActaaggtttgttttttaattgtatttgtaCAGAAAATCTTTCATTACTTCATTTTTTCTGAGTTTTGCACAATTTAAAGACAAAGAGTAGACACATGCATCTCTTTCATTCAATTAAGGCTTCCTTCATTGTCTCCTATGGGATTGACACCAACAGTCAATTTGAGAGAAAGATCTTTGTCACTGCAAATGCCACCAGGTACTGTTTATTTAgcacatgtacttttcatttaaGCAGTAGACCCACAGATACAGCGTAAATATGTTCACTAGGGCTCAGTATCGTCagtgatttctagaatcgattcaaaTCTGATTAACAAGGTCCCGATTCGATTCGATCCACGGTTTCGATTTGATCCGGTTAAATCTGAATTGGtgaaattttgcctcagacataCTATAATTCTGATTATTGGTCAGTACTGACATTTGTGAGTGCCTTTTTGTCAAAGTAACAggttaaaacacagaaaaacatgaaggagattttccttgcctggctttttatagcagataaccttaaaaatatacGGCAGTAGAATAAAAAcggaagaaaaccatgaatcaacatataAACATTACCCAATGCTGCTGAaatgaagcagagcaaagttagagaggttttattagagacacagctaaggGTTGTGCAATTTgtcttaatttttaaaaagtttacatttcttcggtattaaacagcagaaatgaggctttcttgttggaagtcattaaaaaaacagggGCTGTCAGCACTGTACATAATGGTAGACTGGTGGATAATAACctagcgaataatgcagaaaatggagatttttagatgggaaactgttcttaaagtacactgagacagctgtgcaggaagtgtgattttattgtGATTTTACCGGAAGCAAAAcggcaaaagtaagagggatttcatgacgatgtttaacAAATGTGAAGCGAAATGTGAACCTTAGATTCAGGATTTCAATTAATCGATATTAAAGCTAAAATTTTAGCTTTTAATATCGCTTTTAAAATTAGCTTTTAGCTAATTTTAGCTAAAGCTAAAAtttaatcgataaatcgatTATTGAAACCCACCCCTAATGTTCACTTCTCTCTTTCAGTGGAAATCAGGAGCATGCACCTACAAGTGAACTCTACAAAAAGAAATTAATTGATGTAAAATACAGCATTTTTATGACAATTAAAGGGTATGTGTTGTTCTCTTTgtaacagaaaaagaaacaaaaaaagaaagaaagtgaaaaCTGTTCTATTACATGGTATTTAATCAATCTTTAAAATATGTCTGTTTAGCTCACCCAGCTATAGCAATTTCACATTTGGGAAGAATGATTTGCAGAAACCAGTTCAACAATCAATCACGGTAGAACATGACATCTGTATTTGTAAAGTTAATTGTATGATTTAGTTCCAACTGTTATGCttagttgttgttttcttttcttgtttaggTTACAAATGATATCAGAGCACTTAATTTCACTGTGGTGATTAGGATTCCAGTAAAGCTTGGGGGGAAAGACATTTGGGTGCATCTGAACAACCTACAGGTAATATATATGTAGTacttcttgatgcatgctcaatcatccaggtaagtaaatctccaaaagttgattctgttcatctggacgtagcgttttgtgggagaaacgtttcgtcactcatccaagtgacttcttcagtctcagctgactgcaggtttccccaatcttaaaaacagtacatttgcataatgactgaaaccagcccactgaaggaacaatgggctgggaggtcagttccttaatcgtaattatgcaaattctcatgaccattgatcaacaaccactgaccaaaacccactgatcaatggccatgagtaccattcacagagtgttggggaatggctgcaattacagcattgtaagatggcgaaagatgtacccttaggccccctcctcgattcagagatggtctttcccttttcacgtaaatggcctctttGACTCCGCGGTCacaccagcgttcctccctgtccaggatgtgtacatcctcatccttgaaagagtgtccactggcctgtaggtgtaaatagactgcagagtccttgcctgacgaggtagctcttctgtgttgtgccatccgctttgccagaggttgtttggtttccccgatgtataaatcctggcaatcctcctgactcttaacagcgtacactatgttactctgtttgtgttgggggacccgatccttggggtggaccaatttttggcacaGCATGTTTTGTGAATGgtgactcatggccattgatcagtgggttttggtcagtggttgttgatcaatggtcatgagaatttgcataattacgattaaggaactgacctcccagcccattgttccttcagtgggctggtttcagtcattatgcaaatgtactgtttttaagattggggaaacctgcagtcagctgagactgaagaagtcacttggatgagtgacgaaacgtttctcccataaaacgctacgtccagatgaacagaatcaacttttggagatatatGCAgtatgtgcaaaagtcttgagtcaccgttcatttctttatattttgcttccaacgAGCCAGTCGTTTATGTAAGTCTTGAGTAATAGTTCTTTGGGCTTTCTAAAGGTTTTGCTGTGTTGAAGATTAAAGGAGgccataccaaatattgactttcaagcagAAGTGTACAAACTATGTTTTTCGTCTTATGTACAGTATATTGATTTATGTTTGCATGattcaataaattgctgcaactattttccattttcttcgCAAAACATAGAGAAATGATGGATGGCTCAAGGCTTGTACACAGTATTGTATATTGTTTTAGCTACTGACTCCAAAATTGGCTCATGCTTAGCAGTGGACTGCATGCATGTGGTCAAATTGGGACCATAAATCAAATGTATTATAGATTGCAGACTGTAAGAGAGGAAATGATGAAGAACCACGTGTCAAAGACTTTGTTCCTCAcatcaaaaaaaataaagtagtgGTAAGTATGCCTCTAAAGTTTGTCGATTTAACATAACAGTGGATCAACTTTTGTATCATGTAGTCTTCTTTAAATGATCCACAGGACTGCTCTGTGGCCATGTGTAGAGTGTTCAAGTGCAACACATTCCTGGAAAGGCAGCAGAAGAGGACGTATGAAATCTCTGGACACATCAGTTCACGATGGATAGAGCAGGTAACTGATGGGAAGTTTATGTAAAGTGCTacattagtattttttttacaccttttcaTTAATAGGTACTAGTAACTTATATGTATATTTTCCTagatatatttattttcctaGTAAATCAAACTATCAAATTTAGCTCATGCCTCTCGATTTTTTCTTAGATTGGACTTCAATCTGCTAAATTCCTCTTGACCAGCACAGTCAGTCTGGAGTATGACAAGTACGTCTACTTTTCAACAGGGTCTGACAACAATTCTCCTGTTCACAAGGTGAGCGcttgtaataaataataacagtatataatattatatttatgtaatacataataataataataatagtttcAATTAGAGTCACATTTTGTCACCTCATCTCTCAGATTGAGGCAGAGGTAGAAGTATATGCTGAGCCAGATTTTACCAAAGACATCATTGGAGGATCCCTGGGAGGGTTGGCGCTT
Encoded proteins:
- the LOC100709660 gene encoding integrin alpha-M encodes the protein MVENAGPKYRQLDYQQVWKIHRNEVAPPRVGTAGSMEKHRHWTMTTGLCYIVLVFHGSNTMNWIISATIFLSVLNAALSFNIDPVAWKTLSSSAAGFGYQVIQRQSDLLVSAPLEQGNGGIYRCTTSPTNCQIIKLDAPDLTVNVALGLTMKSDPTAENTVVCCPSIPKHCKSITMYNGVCFQIDTSNRFGPPIPSSLEECETQVDLAFLLDGSGSVSSPDFRTMKKFVRDLIESFLSSDTQFSVSQFSSAPQVHFNLQKFNLPEMEDKINRIKQHSGRTYTAKAIKEVVEKVFSPQKGSRPNVKKVLIVITDGASNDRENLEGAVEQAENKTIVRFVIGVGDAFDKTEAKQELHTIASSPSEKHVFEVKNFNALEEIRQNLQDKIFPIEESSGESLKMEMSQEGFSTVYVPEGIQMSIVGANQWRGGYVQYTTGGEKLKTYEDVSLEPDSYLGYSMAITKTQSGSLTVLGAPRYKHRGVVVAVNRENFKNQMIEPLASQYQTGEYFGAEVCTVDINNDDITDLIFISAPLYMEPDREGRVYVCTLTGLFVECNFDDPLVLRGHAAVKGRFGSSLAVLPDLNSDGFRDLAIGAPLENNGEGSIYIFNGEGGGRISPTYSQRIIGSEVQSELKFFGLTISQSSFDQSGDGLPDLAVGSKGKVVLLRSRPIVIVKTDVSFSPKQILTQNADCSKPLENTAELCFTMSRVSTVNTAQARIHYTLTLDATRKPPNNRAYISGKQQEQSGSVTIDLRNRQCSTVKFYIKACPEDSLNVLSNELKFTFDGLSSNTDPKPSLSPQAKTTTIYPLGFEINCGNDNKCVDNLKVDFNFTRSSEVKVGIDELLNVTVTVENRGGNSYNSCVILTYPAGLSYRKFTIQQGRIECNSMDSEDGLSRGRTDCTIDKPIFKSKTKASFIVSYGIDTNSQFERKIFVTANATSGNQEHAPTSELYKKKLIDVKYSIFMTIKGSPSYSNFTFGKNDLQKPVQQSITVTNDIRALNFTVVIRIPVKLGGKDIWVHLNNLQIADCKRGNDEEPRVKDFVPHIKKNKVVDCSVAMCRVFKCNTFLERQQKRTYEISGHISSRWIEQIGLQSAKFLLTSTVSLEYDKYVYFSTGSDNNSPVHKIEAEVEVYAEPDFTKDIIGGSLGGLALLILLTAGLYKAGFFKSKYQKLMTEDPDDGPGGEAPREL